In the Chroococcidiopsis sp. SAG 2025 genome, one interval contains:
- a CDS encoding glycoside hydrolase family 65 protein, whose amino-acid sequence MTPELMQQVLRFNLFHILQASACSQGAGVAAKGLTSLAYEGHYFWDMEIYVMPFLTYTAPRIAKNLLLFRYSMLDKARQRSREVNQNGALFPWRTINGEEASAYYAAGTAQYHIDADIVYALKKYVEATGDEEFLFKEGVEILVETARMWYSFGFFSKRKGGQFCIHGVTGPDEYNTVVNNNTYTNLMARENLWYAAKTVETLREQNPDWFTVLVHKTNLELSELENWKKAADNIYLPFDEQLEIHLQHDGFLDEEVWDFENTPASKYPLLLHFHPLVIYRHQVIKQADIVLAMFLLGHEFSLEQKQRNFDYYDPLTTGDSSLTVCIQSIVAAEIGYMEKANAYARYAVLMDLGDVAGNVKDGCHIAAMGGTWMVLVYGFGGLRDDNGRLSFHPRLPKTIKRLQFPLTIRGQRLEVDIDRQSVAFSNGRRGNLR is encoded by the coding sequence GTGACTCCAGAGTTGATGCAGCAAGTGCTGCGCTTTAATCTGTTTCACATCCTTCAAGCATCAGCTTGTTCTCAAGGAGCAGGTGTCGCAGCCAAAGGACTTACTAGCCTTGCCTATGAAGGGCATTACTTCTGGGACATGGAAATCTATGTCATGCCTTTCTTGACTTACACAGCCCCCCGTATTGCCAAGAATTTGCTACTGTTTCGGTACAGTATGCTAGACAAGGCGCGACAGCGATCGCGGGAAGTCAACCAAAATGGAGCGCTCTTTCCTTGGAGAACGATAAACGGTGAAGAAGCATCTGCCTACTATGCGGCTGGAACTGCTCAATATCACATTGATGCAGATATCGTGTATGCCTTGAAGAAGTATGTTGAAGCGACGGGGGATGAGGAATTTCTCTTCAAAGAAGGGGTAGAGATCTTGGTCGAAACAGCTCGGATGTGGTATAGTTTTGGGTTCTTCTCTAAGCGAAAGGGCGGTCAGTTCTGCATTCATGGTGTCACAGGACCCGATGAGTACAACACTGTCGTAAATAACAATACCTATACTAATTTGATGGCGAGAGAGAACTTGTGGTACGCCGCCAAAACCGTTGAGACGCTGCGCGAGCAAAACCCAGACTGGTTTACCGTTCTAGTTCATAAAACCAATTTGGAACTCTCTGAGCTGGAAAACTGGAAGAAAGCGGCGGACAATATTTATCTACCCTTCGACGAACAATTAGAAATTCACCTCCAGCACGATGGCTTTCTAGATGAAGAGGTTTGGGATTTTGAGAATACACCTGCGAGTAAATATCCACTGCTACTACACTTTCATCCCCTCGTAATTTATCGGCATCAAGTGATTAAGCAGGCGGATATCGTGCTGGCAATGTTTTTATTAGGACATGAGTTTTCACTCGAACAGAAGCAGCGTAACTTTGACTATTACGATCCTTTGACGACGGGAGACTCCTCCCTCACTGTGTGTATTCAGAGCATTGTGGCAGCAGAAATTGGTTACATGGAAAAGGCGAACGCATACGCCAGGTATGCAGTGCTGATGGACTTGGGCGATGTGGCTGGGAATGTGAAAGATGGCTGTCATATTGCTGCTATGGGAGGAACCTGGATGGTGCTGGTTTATGGATTTGGCGGTCTGCGAGATGATAATGGTCGCTTATCTTTCCATCCGAGATTGCCTAAAACCATCAAACGGCTCCAGTTTCCCTTAACTATTCGCGGGCAGCGGTTGGAGGTTGATATCGATCGCCAATCGGTAGCGTTTAGCAATGGCAGAAGAGGAAATCTACGCTAA
- a CDS encoding phospholipase D-like domain-containing protein has product MTWTEIVLFVAVLTIAWLILYLRGVFEPKVQYRSERRLVLSDTNFLPLLMGFSQSLSTQAHICGFWSQPNQIYASRLAAIQKAQHIIQFETFFMTPGARANEFADALSERSHSGVHVQVLVDRSGTIKIPPDYWKRLKAAGVEVRFFHPLKLKVPLQYLSRSHRKLLIVDGTVAFIGGMGVSDNWDGDPKIGDTAPWLDYEIELENAIVPVLVGIFLRHWLYEDGKASGGYFPPQQSSAEAKPMLVIPHDAESKVSSINTLFWFSLQAAQQRIWIASPYFILDRNTRTALIQAKKRGVDVRIVTTSDRNDKPPVYYAARERYRHLLPAGIAIYEYQPSMIHAKLMLVDRDWISLGSANFDPRSFYHNDELNLAWFDPDLAPTLEKLLLDAFEKSDRIEWSTWRKRPWWQKSIGQFFLLLRWQL; this is encoded by the coding sequence ATGACTTGGACAGAGATCGTTCTTTTCGTTGCAGTCCTGACGATCGCGTGGTTAATTTTGTATCTACGAGGGGTATTTGAACCTAAAGTACAGTACCGCTCCGAGCGTCGCTTAGTGTTGAGCGATACAAACTTTCTGCCGCTGTTAATGGGCTTCTCGCAATCGCTTTCGACTCAAGCTCACATCTGTGGATTCTGGTCGCAGCCGAATCAAATTTATGCATCACGGTTAGCGGCGATCCAAAAAGCACAACACATCATTCAGTTTGAAACCTTTTTCATGACACCAGGAGCGCGTGCGAATGAGTTTGCAGACGCATTGAGCGAGCGATCGCACAGTGGTGTTCACGTCCAAGTTCTGGTCGATCGCTCTGGTACGATTAAAATCCCGCCTGACTACTGGAAACGGCTCAAGGCGGCTGGCGTTGAGGTTCGCTTCTTTCATCCCCTTAAATTGAAAGTTCCCTTGCAATATCTCAGCCGCAGCCATCGTAAACTATTGATCGTTGATGGCACCGTCGCCTTCATTGGTGGCATGGGTGTGTCAGATAATTGGGACGGCGATCCCAAAATCGGAGACACAGCGCCTTGGCTGGATTACGAAATTGAGTTAGAAAACGCTATTGTGCCTGTTCTTGTGGGCATCTTTCTGCGGCACTGGCTTTATGAGGATGGCAAGGCGAGTGGAGGATATTTTCCCCCACAGCAATCGTCTGCTGAGGCAAAACCGATGCTGGTAATCCCTCATGATGCCGAGAGTAAGGTTTCGTCGATTAATACCCTGTTTTGGTTCAGCCTGCAAGCCGCACAGCAGCGAATTTGGATTGCTAGCCCTTACTTCATTTTGGATCGCAATACTCGCACTGCCCTAATTCAAGCCAAAAAACGCGGTGTGGATGTGCGGATCGTGACAACTAGCGATCGCAACGACAAGCCGCCCGTCTACTATGCTGCTCGCGAACGCTATCGGCATCTTCTACCTGCTGGAATTGCGATTTACGAATACCAGCCCAGCATGATCCACGCCAAACTGATGTTAGTGGATCGCGATTGGATTAGCTTGGGTAGTGCAAATTTCGATCCTCGAAGCTTTTATCACAACGATGAATTAAATCTGGCGTGGTTCGATCCAGACCTTGCACCAACCCTTGAAAAATTGCTTCTGGACGCTTTTGAGAAGAGCGATCGGATTGAGTGGTCAACCTGGCGAAAACGACCCTGGTGGCAAAAATCGATCGGTCAATTCTTCCTCTTACTCCGGTGGCAACTCTAG